The sequence below is a genomic window from Desulfomonile tiedjei.
TCGTCTAATTGGGCACTGCTGCACCTATCTAACCCGCTTGACAACGGGGACAACCTGATCGTGCGGATTAGTCTGCCGACTCTGAGCCGTGACGAGCAGGTGTGGGTTATTTCCACTGTGAGCCAATCCCTTGGGCAGGGTCGCGATAAGCATCGCAATTCGGTCAGGGTCAAATTTGTGGCTTTCTTGCCTGGTGGGGAGGCCTTGCTCAAGACCTTCATCGACGATGTGGTAAAGGACCCGAGTATTCTTGCAGGCAGCGTGAAGAAGGTGTCAGAGAGCCATGTACAGCGATCCAATGTTATGTTTGGCGACCTGGAAGAGCGAGCTGTCAGGGCCATGCAAGAGATCTTGCTGCCGGAGTCTCCTGAAGAGACGGAAAGAATCCGCGAGGGTCGGCGAGCTGAAACGCACGCGACCGGAGATCTGGAGTCGCAGACAAAGTCCGAGAAGGAAAGAGTGCCCGGGATTCGTTTCGCATGTGAGTGTGGGCAGGTACATGTAGTTCCAATGAAGTTTGTGGGACGAAAGGGTCAATGCGCGGCCTGCGGCAGAGCCGTGACAGTTCCGGTTGTCGATGCAAGACCCGATGTCCTCGCGGACCAAATGATCGGAAAAAGTGTCGGAGGCTGTCGCCTTCTATATAAGATCGGCGGCGGCGGTATGGGAGGCGTGTTCAAAGGCCACCATCTGGGGTTGGACCTTCCCGTTGCCGTAAAGATACTCCACTCCCACCTGGCCGAAAAGGACCCCGTGTTCATAAAGAGGTTTATCCGCGAAGCCAGAGCCGCGGCCAAGCTTCAGCATCCGAACATTGTCGGCGTCTTGAACGTGGGAAATGAAGACGGGCTTCATTATATTGTGATGCCTTTCGTCGAAGGCGGAAACGCTGCCGCATTATTGGCCAAAGTGGGCAATCTCCCGGTTGAAAAGGTCCTAAATATTGCCATAGACATCACCAAAGCCCTGGGTGTGGCCGAAGAGCACAACATGCTTCACCGTGACATCAAGCCGGCCAATATTCTTTTCACGGGCAAAGGGGAGTCCAAACTGGCCGACCTGGGGCTCGCGAAGAACTTTCTGGAATCGCAGGACCCCGGCATAACGCAGACCGGTATAGCCTGCGGCACCCCCCTTTATTTCTCGCCCGAGCAGGCCAAGGGGTCGAAAAAATTAGACATTAGATCGGACATTTACTCCCTGGGAATCACCCTTTACCACCTTCTTGACGGCTCTCCTCCTTTCAAAGGTGAATCGGCCTATGTGATTTTTCAAAAGCACGTTCACGAACCGCTTCCACCATTCGAGACAGTGGATTCGGGCGTGCCTGAGCCTGTGTTTCAACTCCTCCAAAAGATGACAGAGAAGAAGGCTGATAACAGGTTCAAGGATTCCGCGGAACTTCTTGATGCCTTGCTGGCCCTGAAACGAGAGGTGGTAGGTTCCCGCAAACCCACCGTTCTCAAGAAGGGGCTTTTGGAAAGACTTGGTATAAGGAAGCCCAAGTAAGAGCCCCGTAAACCTATAGCAGTTCTCGAAAGTAAATACGGATTGACTTATGGGTGTCCCGCCAACGCGGGACTGGCTTGTCCAGCAGTGCGGTTCCATTCAGAAAGAACTTTCGAGAATCACTATAGTAGCCCCTTCTGTCAAGAGAGGACTTCTGAATTGGGTGCCACGGACCTGGGCCTTACCAGGTCCGTGCTTCCTCTCAGTTCTGTCGCCACGATAACTCGGAAGACTCTCAGCTCCACCTTACCATCGGCTCGTTTTTCAATTTGGTGTTTAATGCGGGGGACAACCTTAGTGTTTTCCCAAAACGCCGGCACGGACCTGGCGGAGCCCAGGTCCGTGGCACCCAGGAGCAAACCCGTAACCATTTTCGAGAACTGTAATAAGGTTTTCATGTCACGTTGTGAATAATAGGGCATGAAGCGTCGCGGGAGTGAGGTGTCTGAACAGAGCGCATTGCGGGCAGTGACTCGTTATGGGGTCACCGGCAGCCATCGTGGCGGGCACGGCCCGCGCTACAGGAGAGGTGTGGCTCCATCATAGGGCGGGCCGTGCCCGCCGACTGTATTCGTTGCCAATACTCTCGATCGGGCCGCAGTTCCAGTCACTATTTACTGCAATGACCCTAATCCGATTTCACTTTGCCGCGGGAAGAGTCGTGGCCTGGTGCGCTACCAACTGCCAGCCGGCCGGGGTTTTGGCAAACACGTGAGTAAATAGGTTCACTCCCGTTATCTCTTTCCCCTTGGAAACCACTTTCAGGTCGAACTTTCCCGTCACGATCGCTGTGTCACCAAAGATCCGCACATTGAGATCTTCCGGGACAATTGGAGCATACTTTCTGTCACCGGACCTGATAGCGTCGATGAATTGAGCCTTGGTCTCCACCCGGCCCGTAGCATGGATATGGGTAAGATTGTCTGCAAGCAGTTTTTCCAGAGTCGCAACATCATGGCCGGAAACCGCCGAGGCCCATTTTTGCTCCAATTGAATAATGTCCTGAGTCGTTGGCGGCTTTGAATGTGCGTACAATTGGCCAAGACCGAGCGTGGCACAAAGGGCGCCAATGAGAATAGCTGCAAAAGTGATTTGTTTCGCAAAGTCACAAGGCAGCTTTGTGAAAGCCAAGCGGCAACTCTTCGCTCCCCATCGAGGTTGCCCCTGATGTTTTCCAATAACGGCGTCGCATTTCTTCATGTGATTCCTCCCTTCTTCGGCGGCAAGTGGGAAAAATTGAGGCCAGCTCTTGAAAGGTTGTTCCCCGTCATTGCGAGCGAAGCGAAGCAATCTCTGGCTCTAAGCGCTGAGATTGCTTCGTCGCTCCACTCCTCGCAATGACATGTTTCGCGCGCGCCGTCTGCTCCGCAAGACTGAACGGCACCGCTGACTTCAATAATATTCTTGACTTATTCGCATATATACCGTAAACTATTATAGTATTCCTACAACAACTCGCCGGAGGATTTCACATGAGCCGCCTTGTTCGTCGAGCAGCACAGTTTCTTTTGATCATGATGTTCTTCGGATGGATAACGTATCCGGGGTGGTACTACGAATGGTATTCCAATTACCCCGAAAACTATGCTTTTCCGGCAAGCATGTCCAACGATCACGACCCTCGCTGGGGCTTCTGGTTCTGGTAATAAGGAGCATCCCTCCGCGTCCCCTGCTATCTTGCTGTGGGCCGTGGGACGTTCGCGGTACTATTTTCCCCTCAGTAGGCCCTTTTCATAGAAGTACTGGAACACTACGAAGGGGTCTATCCCGGTCATTTCCGAGACCTTGAAAATGGTCACAGACTGCCTGGCCATTTTCAGTTCGTTGATCAATCTGGTTATTCGCCCGTAGACCTCATTGCTTTCGTTGATATTCATGTTCATAGCTCCTGCCGGCCGTTCATCGCGAATGTTGGCCGCGGCAAAGAAGTTGTTCGACCTCTTCTGTAAATTTAACTCAATACATCAGGTAAAGATAGATTTTTTCGTGTTTATTCGGCCAGGGGGTGAGGCGGGGAAGGGTGCAGAACACCTTTTCGTGGCAGAGACTGCGAAAGGGTAGAGGCACGGCAGGCTAAGAGGGAAGAAGTCTATTTGCTTCAAAGGCCGGGACGATCCCATTTTTCGCGGACCCGCGCCACAACCTGTTCGTGCAGACAGACCACTTGTTCCAAGGTTTCAACTCTGGCCGGCGCGATAGTTTCCAGCGATTCCAGAACAATCCGCGGAATGTGGTTGAACGGTACTTTTGCGGCCAGAAACAAATCCACGGCTACTTCGTCGGCCGCGTTCAGGACCACAGATGAGGAGCCGCCGGCCTCCAAGGCCTGATACGCGGCCTTTAGCAATGGGAATTTGCTCCAGTCCGGTTCGAGGAAAGTCAGAGATCCCAGCCGCGGGAAATCCAGGGCCTCTGTCCCGGAAGTTATGCGTTGAGGAAAAGCGAGTGCGTACCCGATCGGAATTCTCATGTCCGTGGCGCCGAGTTGAGCCATAATAGAGCCGTCTTTGAATTCCACCATTGAGTGAACAATGCTCTGAGGATGGACCACGACCTCTATCCGACGACCCGGAACATCGAAAAGCCACGCGGCTTCAATTACCTCAAGGCCCTTGTTCATGAGGCTCGCGGAATCCACGGTGACCTTGGGTCCCATCTTCCATCGGGGGTGGTTTAATGCTTGTTCGCGGGTCACGCTGCCCATTTCCGATTCAGGCATATCTCGGAAAGGCCCGCCGGACGCGGTCAGGATTATCCTGCGAATTTCATTGTCTTGATTTCCCTGCAAACACTGGAATATGGCGGATTGCTCGGAATCGACCGGCAACAGGTTCACACTGTTCTTGCGGACTGTGGCCATGAAGAGGGCCCCTGCCATTACCAGCACTTCCTTGGTCGCCAGTGCAACGTCCTTGCCCGCGTGAACCGCGGCAAAGGTGGGCTGAAGGCCAGTACTACCCGGAAGCCCCGCTACCACGATTTCCGCGTCCGCGGCAGTGGCAACTGTTTCCAGTCCTTCAGCAGAGTGGCCAATCCAGAGATGCCCGGAATAGTCAGCCAGGCGTTGTTTCATCTCCAGGGCCGATTTCTCACTTCCGCATGAAATCAGGGACGGATGAAATTCTCTTGTCTGTTGTTCAAGCAGATCCAGATTGCTCCCCGCGGCCACAGCCACCACCCGGAACGTGTCAGGGTGAAGTCGCACGATGTCCAGGGTCTGTATTCCGATGGAACCTGTGGAACCAAGAATGGAGATGCCTTTCATCGAGGCACCGCATATCCGGAAAGCATCAGGAAGTAAAACACTACAGGAAAGGCCAATATGAGGCTGTCAGCTCTGTCCATGACTCCGCCGTGCCCCGGCAGGAATGTCCCAAAATCCTTGATGGCAAGGCGCCTTTTTAGCGCTGACGCAATCAAGTCGCCCACCGGACCTGCCGCTGCCAGCAAGAGTGTGACAAGAGCAAGAGGCTCGATGGCGAGAAGCCCGGGAACCATCGCCTTCATGACGAGCATTCCGGCGAAATTACCAGCCACGCCTCCTGCCAATCCTTCGACGGTCTTGGATGGGCTGACGTTTGGCGACAGCCTGTGTTTGCCGAAGTGCTTGCCCGCGAAGTATGCTCCCGCGTCGCCAAGACAGATGACCACCAGCACGTAAAAAACCCACGCGATGCCCAGGTCCAACCGGGCCAGGAGCAAAGCATGCCCCAAGGGGACAGCCACGTAACCCGCGACAAAAATCATCTGGCTGGCCGAATCCAGGGTATTCTCAATAAAGTTGTACAAAAATAGATGAAGGGCCACCACCACCAGAGGGAAAAAGACCACGACCGCTGGAACCGCACGGTAAGGCAGGGCGTAGAATGCTCCGATGACGGCCAATCCCAGAATGAAGGTCAGCCACCTGGAAAGCCGCGATTGAAGGCCCGGCAGGCTGCGCGAAAGTTCGCCAAAGGCCACACCCGAACACACGGCCACGATCAGCGCCACACCCGTCACTCCGCCCCACACCAGGAGAGGGACCAGGATTGCTAAGGCAACAGCCGCACTTATGATTCTCGTTCGAAGCATTACAAAGCTTTTTCGCCGGCTTCGATTTGCTCGGAGATTTTTCCGAACCTTCGCTGGCGAGAGTTGTAGGCACTAATGGCTTCGAGGAACGCGTGTTCGTCGAAGTCGGGCCAAAGAGTGGGTGTGAAATAAAGTTCTGCGTAAGCGCATTGCCACAAAAGAAAATTGCTTATTCGCATCTCCCCGCCCGTGCGTATGAGGAGATCCGGGTCAGGCAGCCCAGCGGTATCGAGAAAACCGGCAAAGGTTTGCTCAGTTATAAGATTCTCGTCAAGTTCGCCCGATCGCAAGGCACGAGCCACCTTAAGCGCGGCTGTCAGGATGTCCTGGCGGCCGCCGTAAGACAGGGCAATGCTCAGGACCGTGGACTTATTTTGAGCGGTCCTTTCCTTGGCCGCCTCTATTTTTGCCACCAGCTTGGCCGGCAACCGGCTTAGTTCCCCGACGGTTCTGAGCCTGATATCGTTAGCATGGAGTTCCTCCAGTTCGGAGTCCACGAATTGGCTCAGCAATTTCATGAGGCCTGAAACCTCGGTCTGAGGCCGTTGCCAGTTCTCTGTCGAGAAAGCGTAAAGGGTCAGGTATCCTATGCCGTTTCGCGCGGAAAACTCTACAGCCTTCCGAACGGCTTTTGCCCCCTGGCGATGTCCTTCCAGCCTCGGGAGTGTCCGCTGCCTGGCCCATCGGCCGTTACCGTCCATGATGATCGCCACATGACGCGGAAACTTTAAAGGCGGTTGTAACGGTGGGTTCAAACAAAGTCTCCTGACAACAGGATCGGAGGCTGTAGCGAGGCTGCCGGACGGGCTTGGCGATCAGAGGAACTGTCACTCGAATGGCAGCAAATTAGATCTCCATGATCTCTTCTTCTTTTGCTGACAAGACGCTGTCAATCCTGGCAATGAGATCGTCCGTGGTTTTCTGGACACGTTCCTGAGCCCTTCGCATGTCGTCTTCCGAGATCTGCTTCTCTTTCTTCATGTCCTTGAGCATCTCGTTGGCATCACGCCGATGGTTCCGAACCTGGACCTTATACTCCTCAGCCATCTTCTTGACTACCTTGACAAGCTCTTTTCGTCTTTCGGCCGTGAGGGGGGGGAGGTTGATTCTGACAACTTTCCCATCGTTCGTCGGCGTCAGCCCCAGCTCGGATTTCAGGATGGCCTTTTCGATGTCGGTGAATGCGTTCGTGTCCCAGGGTTGGATGACTATCTGGCGCGCCTCCGGGATCGAAAGGGTAGCCAACTGATTTATGGGAGTGGAGCTGCCGTAGTAATCCACCATGAGCCCATCCAGGAGAGCCAGCGAAGCTCGTCCTGTGCGGATTCTTTTGAGGTCCTTTTGCAGGGCCTCAATCGACTTCTCCATGGAGTCTTTCATTTCTTTGTGCAGGTCGTCGATCATTTCGTCCTCTCGCCAAGGCTGAGTTAGCTTCTCCACAAGGCTTATTCGATGATGGTCCCCACTTTTTCGCCTGACAAGGCTCGCGCTATGTTTCCTTCCACATGGAGATCAAGGACTATTATGGGGATCCTCTTCCTGGACAGGATTTCCACGCTGGTTGCGTCTATTACCGCCAGGCCCCTTTCGATGACTTCCTTTGCGCTAATCACATCAAACATGACCGCGCCGGGATGTTTTTTCGGGTCCTTGTCAAAAACGCCGGGAACCTGGGTGGCCTTTACCATCACCTGGGCGTCGGTCTCGACAGCCCGTAGAGACGCGGCCGAATCCGTCGTGAAACACGGATTTCCGGTTCCCCCCGCAAAGACCACGACTTCGCCCTGCGCAAGGTAATTCAGGGCTTTCTCTCTCTCAAACGGTTCCACGAATCGGCCCACAGGGAAGGCGGACATGGTTCGGGCCGGGACTCCACCGGCTTCGAGAGCTGACCGCAGCGCCAGGGCATTCAACACCGTGGCAATCATTCCCATCTGGTCGCCGACCAGCGGAGGCACGCCGATGGATGCTGCATCGACCCCTCTCATGATATTTCCACCGCCGACCACCACGCCCAGTTGACAGCCCATTTTTCTGGCATCAGCCAGCTGTCGTGCGATCCACCTGGTCTTGTCGGGGTCCAATCCGTAACCGCGGTCACCGGCAAAAGCCTCGCCCGAAATCTTCAGCAACGCACGGCTGTATCCCCTCGGTTCGGACATGATTTACTGGATCTCGCCTAATTGGAAGCGAACAAAACGTCCGACAGTGATATTTTCTCCCAGGGCTGCGATCTTTTCCGTGACCAGGGCCGCCACGGTCTTGTCCGGCTCTTTGACAAAGGGCTGATCCATAAGACAGACCTCGGAGTAAAACTTATTCAGTTTGCCTTCAGCTATCTTTTCCAGCATCTTCTCCGGCTTGCCTGCCTCTTTGGCCTGGGTCATGTATATTTCCTTTTCCTTGGCCAACACCTCTTCAGGGACCTGGTCAGACGTCACCCATCGGGGCGAACTGGCCGCCACCTGCATGCAAAGATCTTTGGCAAGCTCTGCAAACTGTTCGGTTCGCGCAACGAAGTCGCTTTCGCAGTTCAATTCCACCAGGACGCCGATCTTTCCATTCATATGTATGTAAGAGGCTATTCTGCCCTCTGATGTGGCACGGCCCTCTCTTTTGGATGCCTTGAGAATCCCCTTCTTACGCAGATGATCGACCGCTTCGTCTATGTCACCCTTACATTCCACCAGGGCCTGCTTGCAGTCCATCATTCCGAGTCCTGTCTTTTCTCTGAGGTCTTTTACCATCTTCGCGGTAATGTCCATCTATTAGTCTCCTATTGCTGGTTCATGGGAGCGGCACACGGCCTTTTGTCAGGGAGATGTCAAAGGCCGTTCAGTCAGCCGCGAACCCAGATAAGTAAGCTTCAGATGAAATAAATTTTCTCGCTAATGAAATCACACGAGACGTGGCACAGCGATCCTTGCCATGGTCTAGGGCTTTGCCGCACCTTCTTCAACGCCTTCGTCCGCTTCAACTGCGGCCGCAGGCGGGGCCGACTCGACCGCAGCCGCCTCTTCGTGAGCGAGCGCTTCCGCAGCCGGCTCTGCCGGTGCTTCGACTTCCGCGGTCTTCCTTTCCACCGGGACCTCGGCTTCACCGATGTCCTCTTTCAGAGAGGCTTCGTAAGAGTCACGTCCTTCGATGCAGGCATCCGCGATTTTCGAGGCGAACAGGCGGATTGCTCTGATGGCGTCGTCGTTCCCCGGGATCACGTGATCGATTTCGTCCGGATCGCAGTTGGTATCCACTATGGCCACTATGGGGATTGCGAGCTTCCGGGCTTCTTTCACCGCTATATTTTCTTTCTTGGGGTCCACGACGAAGATCGCGCCGGGGGGCCTGCGCATCTCTCGGATTCCTGACAAGTTCTTGTAAAGCTTGTCGTACTGGCGCTTGATATTTACAAGTTCCTTTTTTGTGAAGTTCGTTTCCTCCGGCTTTTGCAGTATGGTTTCCAGGCTGTTGAGCCGGTCAATGCTCTGCCTTATAGTACTGAAATTGGTGAGCATTCCTCCCAGCCAGCGCTGGTTCACGAAATGCTGTCCGGCACGAGCGGCTTCTTCGTAAATAGCATCCTGCGCCTGTTTCTTGGTGCCCACGAAGAGGACGCTGTTACCTTTGGCAACAGTGTCGTGGACAAAGCCGTAAGCCTTCTTAAACAATCTGACGGTCTTTTGGAGGTCTATGATGTAGATCCCGTTTCTGGCGCCGAAGATGTACTGCTTCATTTTGGGGTTCCATCGCCGCGTCTGGTGGCCGAAGTGGACCCCCGCCTCGAGCAATTGCTTCATGGTGATAGTTGACAATTCAGTTCTCCTTTTCGGGTTGATCCTCCATCCCTCGTGACGCCCCCAGGGGACGACCCGATGCAAAGGGATGTGCGAGTTAACCGCTTATTTTGGACCGAACTGCCGCACAATGCAAGCGAAAAAACATGCCCGGAGTAAGCCCTCAGTCACGGGCGGCAAAAGATTGTCATTGCGAGCGAAGCGAAGCAATCTCCTGTACCGCCAAAGCCTAGATTGCTTCGTCGTTTCACTCCTCGCAATGACACACGGCCCGCGATTTCCCCGCGTGACTGAGGAGTTACTGCCCGGAAAACAAAATGTTAGATATCGTTTTTCCCGGGTTTCAAGAAAAAAACGTGTATGTTTCCTCAACCCACAATATCACAGGTATCCCTCCGACCACTGAGCGGGTCGGAGTTACGAGCCACGATTAATGGGAGTGGGCAGGGTTGCATTGATTTGTGCGGCTTGCGGTATCGATACTGGACTTCGATGAGGGTCAGGACGTGCGCATGGGACCACCCGGAGCTTTGGCAGAGAAAAGATTATTTGAAATCATTCCCGAACATATCAAGGTCAGACTCGTTGAACCCAACATTTACTCCGTTTACCCCCAGGCCGAGAACATCGGTTCCTATGACAAAACAGGGGGTATTTACGACGCCGTGGCCTGTAATCGTCTTTTTTATGGCGCCACGGATGTGCGAACCTCATCCGTGCACGAATGAGCCTAGCGGCACGTCCGTGGCACGATCCTCGCCAAAGCGTTTTCGTGTTTCGTTGTGGCGTTGGAAGCCATCGAAGTTGGTATGATAGTATTCCAGGGTCTGATTTAGCGTCACAACCTAAGGAGCCTTGCCGCGTTTTCGTGGTAAATCAGTTGCTCCACGGACTTGTCGCCACCGCATGCTTTGGCCACAGCGGCTATGCTGGTCTTTCGATCGCCCCAGGGCCAGTCTGATCCATATAGGACGCGCTCCGGGCCGAAAGCTTTCACGAGTGCCTTGATCTTCTTAGGGGACTGAAAAGAGATGTCTACAAATACGTTTTTCCGATGGCTGAAAAGATCGATGGTCTCCCGGTATTGAAACACCCCGGCGTGGCCGACGATAAACGCAACTTGGGGAAAAGCGGCGCACATCTTCACTGCGTCCGCCGAGGCGCCGTATTCCGGTTTTTGTTTCTCCTCTTTCTCTTCGCCCAGATAGTAAGACTGAACACCACTGTGGAAAAGGACCGGCAGTTTGTGAACCGCGAAGGCCTCCACCACGTCCAAAGTTCTCTGGCTGGAAAGAGGCTCTTTCTGAATTATGGGATGAAGTTTCAACCCTCTGGCCCCAGCGGCCACGTTATTTGGAAGTACAGCCCCAACATCTTGCTCCTGGGAAAAGTCGACACTGGTAAACGGGATGACTCCCTCATCGGCTTCCGAAGCCATCTTCAGGTCATCAAAGGTCACGTAAGGCGCTATGGGCATGCACGCGGACTTGGCCACGCGGTTCCGGTCCATAGACTGCCGGAAATTCTCCAGCGTGGCAGTCAGGTTGCGAGCCCTCGCTGCCTTGGTGACCTGATTCTCGCACAAAGTGCTGAGGAACCACTCGGAAATGGGGTTTGTATTGTACAGGCCCCATTCCGCCACGGTAATCAGGTCAAGGACCCGTTGCTTGCGCACCCCTTTTCGGAAAATCAGTTGGCCGCCGTTGGGAACGAGGATGTCGCCGAGATGGGTGTGAACGTCTATGATCATGATACCCTCCTGCGGGGAATGATGTTGGCCGGCATGGCCATTTCGACGTGTTAAGACGGCAGTATGTTTCCTACTCAGATTTTTCCTTCTTTTTTCATTCTTGCTATTGCTTCTTCTCTCAAAGCTTTTTTGAACAGTTTCTCAGTGGCCGTCATAGGGATGCTGTTTCTGAATTCTACGATTCTCGGAACCGCATACGGCGCCAAATGCTGACGGCAGAATTCCCTGATTTCCTCAGCTGTTACCTTGCTTTCGGTCCCGTCCTTAAGTTTAATGGCGGCCATTACTCGTTCGCTACCAGGCATGTTAGGATCGGGGACGCCAAAGGCGGCAGCCATAAGAACATGGGGATGCCTGAAGAGAACTTCATCAACTTCGGTCGTGTAGACCTTATTGCCCGAGACATTGACCATGTCCTTGATTCGGTCGCTCAGGTGAAAGAAGCCGTCGTCCTCCATGAAACCGATGTCGCCGGTATTCAACCAACCTTCCGAATCCAGGCCTGCCCCTGCTTCCGGCCAGTAACCTTTCATGATCTGCGGACCTCGTACCAGAATCTCTCCGGCCTCGCCAAATGGCGCGTCCTCGCCGGTAATGGAATCCACGACCTTGCATTCCGTGTCCGGCGCAGGGACGCCCAACCCGCGTTTCTCTCTTGGCATGAATCCCGTTATCTTGGAAAAGGCTGTGATGTTGAAGTGGGTCAGGGGGCCGGTCTCAGTCAGACCGTAGCCCTCTGAAATCGGAGACCCCATCTCTTTCTTGATCTTTTCAGCCACCTCCACCGGCAGCGGAGCTGCGCCACTCATAGGGATAGCGTTCAGCCTGCCAACCTTGGCCTCTGCCAGGCGCATGAGCTGTGTTGGGACCGCCGGTATCAACAAGGGACGATACTTCTTGATATATTCAACCATCAGGCCAATGTCCCGCGGGTCCGGCATTAGGATGATTCTTAACCCCAGGTATGCGGCCGACTGGGCTATGTAGTGACCGTAAGAGTGAAAAAGGGGAACCGGCAAAAAGAATGAAGCCTTACCCGCGATACCCTTAAACATGGGCTTGAAGATCCAAGGAAATCCTTGCCGCAAATTGCTATACCGATTGAAATGGGTCACCATGACCCCTTTGGGCACACCCGTGGCTCCGCCCGTAAAAGCCAAAATGGCCAAGTCCCGCTTGGGGTCGATCGATACGCGGGGCGGAAGGGGAGGGTTATTCTCGATCAATCTGCGGAACTCGTGGACACCGGCTGGAAGGGCCAAGCTCACGGGCTCAACGTTGTGCCCTCCGGTGGACGTGACGATGATGTGCTCGATGTCGCAGCGGCCTCTAACGCTCAGCGCACTTTCGAGGTGTTCCTCCCTGCAGATGATTACTTTGCTGCCGGAGGCGCCGGCTTCGTGGACCAGGCCTTCGTCCGTGCGGAGGACGCTTACGGGAACTACCACAGCGCCGGTTTTCAAGATGGCCCAGTCCGCTATGAGGAACTCGGGGCAGTTCGGAAGGTACAGGCAAACCCTATCTCCCTTGCCCACCCCAAGCTTGGCGAGGCCCGCGGCCAATCTGTCCACCTGATCTTTCAGGTCTC
It includes:
- a CDS encoding nuclear transport factor 2 family protein, with the translated sequence MKKCDAVIGKHQGQPRWGAKSCRLAFTKLPCDFAKQITFAAILIGALCATLGLGQLYAHSKPPTTQDIIQLEQKWASAVSGHDVATLEKLLADNLTHIHATGRVETKAQFIDAIRSGDRKYAPIVPEDLNVRIFGDTAIVTGKFDLKVVSKGKEITGVNLFTHVFAKTPAGWQLVAHQATTLPAAK
- the tsf gene encoding translation elongation factor Ts; its protein translation is MDITAKMVKDLREKTGLGMMDCKQALVECKGDIDEAVDHLRKKGILKASKREGRATSEGRIASYIHMNGKIGVLVELNCESDFVARTEQFAELAKDLCMQVAASSPRWVTSDQVPEEVLAKEKEIYMTQAKEAGKPEKMLEKIAEGKLNKFYSEVCLMDQPFVKEPDKTVAALVTEKIAALGENITVGRFVRFQLGEIQ
- a CDS encoding isoprenyl transferase: MDGNGRWARQRTLPRLEGHRQGAKAVRKAVEFSARNGIGYLTLYAFSTENWQRPQTEVSGLMKLLSQFVDSELEELHANDIRLRTVGELSRLPAKLVAKIEAAKERTAQNKSTVLSIALSYGGRQDILTAALKVARALRSGELDENLITEQTFAGFLDTAGLPDPDLLIRTGGEMRISNFLLWQCAYAELYFTPTLWPDFDEHAFLEAISAYNSRQRRFGKISEQIEAGEKAL
- a CDS encoding protein kinase, which gives rise to MNGAQADDSDIGRMWKEAEFYEAQGLYDHAVLVYQSILHREPDNRRAQAKVVQIQLTQRMMDTSLSRRSPGEVSPRMALDLGVAYMGMNLYAEALEEFKRALSSGPPVKVEALRYAAACLVNLRNYEEAQVILEKLIGNPALRAAEKADIIGEVVGIYIDQGAFDRARALFARLTDEQKEFIEGYEDIVSALAAGDLKKEVRPEQPGGREVVARQPAAEQVEEAHPEDSRVMSRELEQFIPLDTPVSYSLNNKAWFEGSCSKLSSNWALLHLSNPLDNGDNLIVRISLPTLSRDEQVWVISTVSQSLGQGRDKHRNSVRVKFVAFLPGGEALLKTFIDDVVKDPSILAGSVKKVSESHVQRSNVMFGDLEERAVRAMQEILLPESPEETERIREGRRAETHATGDLESQTKSEKERVPGIRFACECGQVHVVPMKFVGRKGQCAACGRAVTVPVVDARPDVLADQMIGKSVGGCRLLYKIGGGGMGGVFKGHHLGLDLPVAVKILHSHLAEKDPVFIKRFIREARAAAKLQHPNIVGVLNVGNEDGLHYIVMPFVEGGNAAALLAKVGNLPVEKVLNIAIDITKALGVAEEHNMLHRDIKPANILFTGKGESKLADLGLAKNFLESQDPGITQTGIACGTPLYFSPEQAKGSKKLDIRSDIYSLGITLYHLLDGSPPFKGESAYVIFQKHVHEPLPPFETVDSGVPEPVFQLLQKMTEKKADNRFKDSAELLDALLALKREVVGSRKPTVLKKGLLERLGIRKPK
- the frr gene encoding ribosome recycling factor, whose amino-acid sequence is MIDDLHKEMKDSMEKSIEALQKDLKRIRTGRASLALLDGLMVDYYGSSTPINQLATLSIPEARQIVIQPWDTNAFTDIEKAILKSELGLTPTNDGKVVRINLPPLTAERRKELVKVVKKMAEEYKVQVRNHRRDANEMLKDMKKEKQISEDDMRRAQERVQKTTDDLIARIDSVLSAKEEEIMEI
- the rpsB gene encoding 30S ribosomal protein S2; this encodes MSTITMKQLLEAGVHFGHQTRRWNPKMKQYIFGARNGIYIIDLQKTVRLFKKAYGFVHDTVAKGNSVLFVGTKKQAQDAIYEEAARAGQHFVNQRWLGGMLTNFSTIRQSIDRLNSLETILQKPEETNFTKKELVNIKRQYDKLYKNLSGIREMRRPPGAIFVVDPKKENIAVKEARKLAIPIVAIVDTNCDPDEIDHVIPGNDDAIRAIRLFASKIADACIEGRDSYEASLKEDIGEAEVPVERKTAEVEAPAEPAAEALAHEEAAAVESAPPAAAVEADEGVEEGAAKP
- a CDS encoding phosphatidate cytidylyltransferase, which codes for MLRTRIISAAVALAILVPLLVWGGVTGVALIVAVCSGVAFGELSRSLPGLQSRLSRWLTFILGLAVIGAFYALPYRAVPAVVVFFPLVVVALHLFLYNFIENTLDSASQMIFVAGYVAVPLGHALLLARLDLGIAWVFYVLVVICLGDAGAYFAGKHFGKHRLSPNVSPSKTVEGLAGGVAGNFAGMLVMKAMVPGLLAIEPLALVTLLLAAAGPVGDLIASALKRRLAIKDFGTFLPGHGGVMDRADSLILAFPVVFYFLMLSGYAVPR
- a CDS encoding 1-deoxy-D-xylulose-5-phosphate reductoisomerase, with amino-acid sequence MKGISILGSTGSIGIQTLDIVRLHPDTFRVVAVAAGSNLDLLEQQTREFHPSLISCGSEKSALEMKQRLADYSGHLWIGHSAEGLETVATAADAEIVVAGLPGSTGLQPTFAAVHAGKDVALATKEVLVMAGALFMATVRKNSVNLLPVDSEQSAIFQCLQGNQDNEIRRIILTASGGPFRDMPESEMGSVTREQALNHPRWKMGPKVTVDSASLMNKGLEVIEAAWLFDVPGRRIEVVVHPQSIVHSMVEFKDGSIMAQLGATDMRIPIGYALAFPQRITSGTEALDFPRLGSLTFLEPDWSKFPLLKAAYQALEAGGSSSVVLNAADEVAVDLFLAAKVPFNHIPRIVLESLETIAPARVETLEQVVCLHEQVVARVREKWDRPGL
- a CDS encoding UMP kinase, translating into MSEPRGYSRALLKISGEAFAGDRGYGLDPDKTRWIARQLADARKMGCQLGVVVGGGNIMRGVDAASIGVPPLVGDQMGMIATVLNALALRSALEAGGVPARTMSAFPVGRFVEPFEREKALNYLAQGEVVVFAGGTGNPCFTTDSAASLRAVETDAQVMVKATQVPGVFDKDPKKHPGAVMFDVISAKEVIERGLAVIDATSVEILSRKRIPIIVLDLHVEGNIARALSGEKVGTIIE